tatttgtttagtaTGGATGATATCAACCGGGGAATTCGCAGTCTTATCAATATTTTGACACTTCCTTTTCAATAGAGACCCGTTGTTTCGGTATAATGATAATCTACGCAGTGTAATTTATTGAATCGAGTGTGCATTGCGTGtgatatttttaagtaaaaaatagaACACAGGTCTTATATAATattaagggattttttttttaccttcaaAGTGTTAGTCATTATTagacaacaaaaaatattctgCGCGATAGGCATATATACGGTGTAAACACGATGCCTCGCTCACTCGACCATGAAACGCAAAACAGAAACAGGTGTGCTGTATAAAGCATTCCTCTTCTCCCTGTGTTCTGCTTATCTGCATTCATTTGTTCTACAGTATTTGAAGTGAAAAATATTGACTACTAGTCTACTCCATATCCTCTTAATATTACTGATAGTATAATggtaatgaaattgaaaaaaaaatctaaaacaacaaattattccttttacatattaaaaacgGATAAAACTTTTACAATTAAAACGGTAGTATGCAATATTAACTGACACTGTAACAATCAGACATTTCGTATTCATATCAATATTCTAATGCAATGAAAATTAACTCAGTATATTCTGGACAGTTCTCTCTTGCTTAATGCAGGTATTGCAAATTTCCCTAttgatatgtaatttaaactacGTAATGAAACATACGTTTTTATTCAAAAacgtgtttttattttgaactgCTCATCGTGTTATATTactatatgtataaaatggttgttagcaataaacaaacatgaaaaataGTGTCCATTGTCGTGGATTGCAAAAACACGACTgcgtcaaattcaattttttaaaagacgaaaatatatcaaaaagtgAGTTACGTAACTTGTATGGTCTTTAAGTTAATAGAGCTTATTCTGAGGGACATCGGtctttaaatttataatgtGAAATTATCTACCTTAATACCATACCTCGGTTTCCATGAAggttaaaatcaattttgttgttttatcagGGAAAATCGATTGGACGAAATCGAGTTCGTCTTAACGGTCTTAAACACTGTCCATTTATTAAaggttgtcccccccccccggaaaagtTAGTTCCCTTCAGCGTCACTTGTATATTCAGATTATACCTTAAACTTGTTTGTTATGATATGAGaagaattaaatattcaataattttttcacTGACGAATACTTAACAAGAATATGGATTGAAACATGTCTGGGCTTTGACCATCCGACATTTATTTCTGGTACACCATCCCGCAATCCAATTCGGAACTAATTTCACATAATAAAACGTTATCCATAAAGTCCCCACAGTGATTGAGCCAAGATATCGGTTTGTTACAACTAGTGATGAATAAGTGTATTTGTTTGGATGACATATCCCCGAGATGCTTTTTATGAGTAGTTTTTGGGCATTGTAAACTTGTCGAATAAAACTATGACCATGcaaaaatacaacaaatataCTGTGTATATACCTATAAAATGAGTGCAATAAATTCTCACAATTTAACGGCACTTGATGGTCGGGACCCATATATCCactgtggggtttttttaaaaccgCAAACAGGGACAAGTTCAGAATTCGATCATTGCCGACGTTggattaaaccaaaaaaaaaaccaaaaaaaaaaaaaaaacatacaaaaattcaATTGCTTTATTTTGAAGATGTCGAATTgtgattaaaattttagtaAATATAGTAAGTTTGATAATGATGTTGGtcaaataagtacatgtatgtgcaatcaaatacataaaattagGAATGGGAGGGGGGAAGAGAATTATTTTACCTTCCGCTCATCTTCATTTTACTTCGAGAGAGCAATTTTGCCGAGAAATTGAAATTTAAGTACACACTGCTATAATGCCATGTTTATTTGCTGAAGTAACAGGACCATATTTACTAAAACTCTTTTTGGAATTCTCATTTCTGCAAAACACATCAAAAATGAAGAAGAGTTCCCTTTTGTTCCTAATAATAATGATGTCGCAGAacgaaattattttaatacaatatatggattcattttcattcaaagctcaCTGAAGttcattttgttaaacaaaCTGTTATCATGAATATCATAGAGTGACCTAACACAGTTGTGTCGGATTGAATCATATCGTTCCGAAATGATTTCACAAACCATGCATACTTGTTGACAAATTCCAACAAGGACCTCTTTTTTTTGTAGGATTTTGCATAGTAACAAAAACATGGGAGGCGACATTTCATCCTATCTGGGTCGAGCAGACCACTGCTTTGTAATTAAGCTTGCAAATAGACCACTTTGTGGCGTCACGTTGATTCACAGCTTGTTAAGGTATCGGTTGCTTGGTTATCCCGTTGCTGAAATTTAGAACAAATATTTACGTATGTTTATAGAATAAAGAGATTCTCAAAAGGTTGTAACCATTAAACAAATAAActatctctttaaaaaaaatggagcatctagatatacatgtatagatacaCTGTACTAgtatgcaaaaattaagggtGGGTATGACGTAACATACTGTATATAGCGTGAGTATTTTCGAACCAAAAAATGCTATAccgttttaaatatttacttctGGACGAACATACATtctaagtatttaaaaaaaaaaatagagcatcTAGATAAAATAACAAATGCACTGTACTTGTATGCAAAAGTTTAGAGTGGGCATGACGTAACATATATGACGTGagtattttcaaacaaaaaatgctACCGTTTCATATATTTACACCTGGACGAGCATACATTCTAAGTATATTTGCGTAGGTAATGCCAAGCACCTGATAAATTGTTGTTGAGATAGGTGTTTTCAGCTTatgcatgattttatgacaTATCAATACCAATAGGACCCATTAGTCGTTGTTTAAATGACTTGAAAAATTGCAGTTATAAAAGTGTAACACTTATAAATTACTAAGACCTGGCAGTTTGTATCCACGTTCATAAACATAAGCTCTACACAAAGATAATTTACAACGGGACTAaagaatacatatatttgattGTCAAGCCTTGCTCCCATTTAAGTTACATATTTCAACTAGCAAAGACTTGTCGAGTTAAGGATAATCATATCAATGATATCGTAAGTAATCGGTGCAATATATAGAATCATTAATTTCACGATCAATTTAGtgattttaatatatgttatgaatgttgttataataaaaaaaaatatcttatcatCAAGCAGAAAGCTTTGCCGATTAAATGATTCAtcttttttgcttttttgaGTATTCCGTATACACCGGGTATTTCTATCAATCatgtaaaacattaacaaaaataacattttcagatGGAATCATCCAGTTCAGTTGATTCAGGTATTGCCCAGGACACATTGGACATGGCCCAGCACTATTTGGTGTGTGGCACTGAAGACTGTAAGAAGAACTGTCAGTTTTACTGCAATGATTGTCACCGAAAATTGTGTGAACAATGCAGAGATGAGCATCAAAAGAGTCCAGAAACAAAGAACCATGAAGTGGTTCCCTACAGAGAACGCAGGCATAAACTTCCTGTGGAGAAATGCAGAAGTCACCCCGACGAAAATATAGACACGTTCTGCAAAAACTGTCAAATTCCAGTATGTTCTAAATGTGCCAACAAAGACCATCAAAAGAATGCATTGGACAATTTAGAGATTATTTATTCTGAAAGGttcaatttttacctttcaaaaatttataaaattcgACAATATTTTCTTCCAACTTCAAAAGGTCTGCAAATAGTTGTAAAAGAAGACAAAGAAGGAATAAAATCAGTCATGATGAAAATAAGAGCATCAGCGAAGGCTGAAGCTGAAAATCTAAAACATACTGTGGACACAATGACATCGGAGAGAATAGAGCAAGTCAACAAAATAGAAGAGTCACTAATGGAAGAGCTTGAAAGTCAAGGCAAAACATACAAAGTTTATATTTCCTACCTTGATAACCTTGTTGAAGAGTTAAATGGTTGCCTCTCATCTTCTGAGATTCAGAACAACCCaatctttaattcattttcttGGCATTTCAATATGCAACCCATACCAGAGACCACCAAACCAGTCCGTCCAATATTTACCGATGGTCAATACACGAAAGATGATGTTATGAATCTACTGGGCACAGTTGGTGTTCCAGATAAAAAACCagaaaacagagaaataaaacCCATGGACACTGCCACTAAGTCAATGGAGTACACAGTAACAGGTGTTGACGATCCATGTCATGTGTCactatataaatcaaaattactTTGGGTCAGTGATAGTAAAGGTAACCTTGTCCATATAGATCTACAGGGGAATCAGCTACAGAAAATACAAACCAGTGGTAGGTTTGAAGGTTACCACACAGTTTCACAGGGCGGGAGTCTGTTCTTTACAGACAAACACAACAACGtcatcaaaaaaataaaaaagaattccaaaaccactaaaataattgaaaaaactgGTGACTGGGAACCACTTAGCATACACTACTCCCATATCAACAAGGACTTACTGGTGGGGATGGTTCATCGTCAAAGAGGGGCCAAAGTCACAAGATACAATAAGAAAAGAGAAGAAGCACAGAATATAACGACGGATAACAAAGGGCAGGCACTGTACAGTTTTCCACATTACATAACTGAAAATATAAATGGCGATATATGTACATCAGAATATCTCAAACAAGGTGTTCAGGTGGTAGATAAGAATGGCCAACACAAGTTCTTTTATACAGACAAGGATCTGCATCCATTTGGTATATGCACTAATGCTCATggtcacatcctggtgtgtgatatTTTCAGTAATACAATCCATATTCTAGATGAGCATGGTCAGTTTTTGTCTGTTCTTCTCATGTCACAACAAAAGTTAATGTGCTCCGGTAGTGTGTGTGTGGATGAAATGGATAATCTGTATGTGGGACAATATAAGACCAACAACGTGATGGTGTATGAGTATCAGCTGTGATATTCACTGTGCAAAGAAAACCTATTTACTTGTGCATATGTATACAAACtacaatttacaatttacaatttctgttttgtatgaataaaaataactgttttgtattaataaaaataaaatacttttcagATTTCAGAAACAATTATCTATCAAAGTATCAAAAAGCAAATGTAATATGCTGTTTAATTATAATTACATTGAGTGGTATGGTATTAGAATTCTTTCTATACATGGGGAGCCGCTAGAAAAGACGAGAACAAACTAATCTCttttttgtaattgtttatgaattatttgaaaaatctcTTGTCGATAAAACTGACTGGACAATGTTTGTCAAATACACTGTTTTGAAGACTATATGGTATTATACCTGAAATCTTTTCTATGAATGTTAATTAACATAGATAAtgtggtaatacatgtaatgaataGAATTGCGATGACTAACAAAACGAATTGAACGAATACACTGTATTGAGGGATATATTCGCCCCCATTTTATTTCGCTCCttttgccctcgttgtcagtgggcaaatttaagaTAAGGCGAATTTCAATGACTCAAATTATCTCTCATTAAATACAACTTTGTCTAAGGCGGGGCGAAACCGTTAGCAGGTGAAgaagagcaaaaataaaaccGGGTGAAAGTAAGTAGATATGTAGCATTAAATGAACacgtatatttaaaaagaaatatgtaataATATCTTTATCATGAGCTAAAAGCATAAAGATTGTCAAAAGGTTTTGATAGGTAGAAAtatgaattgcatttttttgCATGTTCTGTTATGCCTAGATATACCcgtaaacaaaaactttgttgttatttaaacaataaatgagTTCTTTTCAAcatctttatttgttatttgttaaaattttgaacatacTGGTTGTG
This portion of the Magallana gigas chromosome 7, xbMagGiga1.1, whole genome shotgun sequence genome encodes:
- the LOC136270175 gene encoding uncharacterized protein; protein product: MESSSSVDSGIAQDTLDMAQHYLVCGTEDCKKNCQFYCNDCHRKLCEQCRDEHQKSPETKNHEVVPYRERRHKLPVEKCRSHPDENIDTFCKNCQIPVCSKCANKDHQKNALDNLEIIYSERFNFYLSKIYKIRQYFLPTSKGLQIVVKEDKEGIKSVMMKIRASAKAEAENLKHTVDTMTSERIEQVNKIEESLMEELESQGKTYKVYISYLDNLVEELNGCLSSSEIQNNPIFNSFSWHFNMQPIPETTKPVRPIFTDGQYTKDDVMNLLGTVGVPDKKPENREIKPMDTATKSMEYTVTGVDDPCHVSLYKSKLLWVSDSKGNLVHIDLQGNQLQKIQTSGRFEGYHTVSQGGSLFFTDKHNNVIKKIKKNSKTTKIIEKTGDWEPLSIHYSHINKDLLVGMVHRQRGAKVTRYNKKREEAQNITTDNKGQALYSFPHYITENINGDICTSEYLKQGVQVVDKNGQHKFFYTDKDLHPFGICTNAHGHILVCDIFSNTIHILDEHGQFLSVLLMSQQKLMCSGSVCVDEMDNLYVGQYKTNNVMVYEYQL